The genomic interval GCTTCAATCAAAGCTTGCTCATCCACCGTTTGCCCTCTCGATATATTAATAAAAATCGCTGATGGCTTCATTAATTTAAACTCAGTTGCTCCAATTAGCTTAACCGTCTCTGGTGTCAGAGGTGCTAATAATAAAACAAAATCTGAATAAGCAAGCAGATCATTTAATTCAAAATAACGAACGCCTAGCTGTTCTTCCGCTTCTGGCTTGCGGCTGCGATTATAATAAACGACATCCATGTCAAACCCGAACCTAGCGCGACGGGCAACCGCCTCACCAATTCTCCCCATTCCAATGATGCCAAGCTTAGCATGGTGGACATCTTTACCGAACAGCTTGACGCCATCGCCTGTCTTCCACTTGCCATCCTTTACGTAACGATCCAGCTCCGCAACACGCCTCGCTGTTCCCAGAATGAGTGCGAGTGCAAGATCCGCTACAGTGTCATTCAGGACATGCGGCGTGTTCGTACCAATTATCCCTCTTGTACGCATTGCTTCAAGATCAAAATGATTATAGCCGACGCTTATGCTGCTTACGACTTTCAAATGCGGTGCATGTTCGATTAATTCAGCATCAATTTTGGCTCCTGCCGTTAATAAACCATTTGCACTCGCCATCTTCAGAAGCAGCTGCTGTCGGGTCATGGGCGTTTTCTCATCCCATTTGTCTATTATACAGTGCTCTGCTATAAACGCCTCTACTTCAGCGGGGATCTGTCGATCAATGAAAACAGTTGGTTTCATTAGCAATCTCCTTTCAGCATTTGTCATTTATAAGCATAGCACAGTTTATCCATTCATTGCTGCTTGGCGCTTGATTAGATCTTCAATAACGATACATGCCATCGCTTCTACAACGGGAATAATACGAGGACAGATGCACGGGTCATGTCTGCCAATGGTCTCGATCATCTTCTCTTGACCGTGGATATCAATTGTATGCTGCGGCAAAGAAATGGATGATGTGGGCTTAACCGCTATACGAAAAACAATTTCTTCACCCGTGCTGATGCCGCCGACAATTCCGCCCGCGTTATTGCTTAAAAACCCGTTTTTGCTCATGGCATCATTATGCTCGCTGCCGAGCATCTCTGCTGCTGCAAAACCTGCCCCAAACTCAATGCCTTTAACAGCCCCGATGGATAGCATTGCTTTTGCAAGCTCAGCGTCCAGCTTATCAAATACTGGCTCGCCTATCCCAGGTAAAACGCCTCTTACTCTGCATTCCACGATACCGCCGCAGCTGTCTCCAATAGCCGCTAAATGCTCGATCTTCTCGATCATACGAACCGCTGCTTCTGGATCACATGCTCTTACCGCATTTTTTTCAATTTCATCCTCTACGTACGTTTCGCATTTAATACCGCCTATTTCCTTGGTATAAGCAACAACACTTATTCCTCGGTTCTCTAACAGCTTGCGGGCAACCGCTCCGCCAGCAACACGGCCTGCTGTTTCTCTTCCCGACGCCCTCCCGCTTCCGCGGTGATCACGCAAGCCGTATTTTTTCAAATACGTATAATCGGCATGTCCTGGACGAAAGGAATTTTGTATATCGTTATATGCTTCAGGCTTCATATCTGTATTATGCAGCATAATGAAAAGTGGCGTTCCCGTTGTTTTCCCTTCAAACATGCCAGACATAATACGAATGACATCATATTCTTTGCGTGGGGTAGTTACAGAGGATTGACCGGGCTTTCTTCGATCCATTTGCGTTTGGATATATTTCTCATCCAGCTCAACCCCAGGTGTCACGCCATCTACAATGACGCCAACGGCTTCCCCGTGTGATTCTCCGAATGTCGTAATCTTAAAGCTTTCCCCATATGTGCTTCCTGCCATTATGTTTACCTCCCGATGGAATGCTTTGACGCATTCGTTATTTGTCTATTATAATTTTGAATATGAAATAAATGAAATCGAAATTTTCGAATCTTGTCATAGAGAGGAACTATATCATGATAATGAATATGGAATGGTATCGCATTTTTCTCCATACCGCTAAATTAGGTAATTTGACAAAAGCAGCACAAGAGCTGCATATTACACAGCCTTCTGTCAGCTATGCAATTAAGCAATTGGAAGCGCAGCTTGAAGTGAAGCTGTTTGATCGATTGTCCAAAGGAGTAAAGCTTACTCCGGAAGGATTGGAGGTTCTCGCTTATGTAGAGAAATCGTTTACGATACTGCAAGCAGGTGAAATCCAATTACAAGCGCTTAAAAACCTTACGGCAGGCGAGCTGCGCATTGGGGCTAGCGGACCTGTCATCAAGCATTTGCTGCTGCCGCTGCTTGATACGTTTCATGCGGAGCATCCGGATGTACGCATTCGGCTTTCTCAAGGAAAAACATCGGATATACGGGATCGATTGTTAGATGGCCAAATTGATATTGGTCTTGTTCACCTGCCCCTCTCTGATCATGAACTTGTCGTTTCACATCTAAAAGAGATTCAAGACTGCTTTGTTGTAGGAGAAGCGTATCGTCATTTAGTCGATACCTCCTTTTCGGCTCAAGCCTTAGCACAATTGCCGCTCTTGCTGCTCTCTGAAGCGAGCAGTACAAGATTGTTTATTGAGCAGTGGTTTAAATCACAAGGCATAACGCCAGATGCGGATATGGAGCTGTCCAGCATGGATATGCTGATAGAAATGGCTATTCGCGGCTATGGAGCAGCATTTGTTACTCAATCTTTTATCGATCAGGAACTTGAGAATAAGAAACTATTTCGACTTCAGACAATTGAACCCATTCCATTACGTTCTGTAGGTTTTGCCACTAGGCGCAATTCTTCTCTTCCCATCATCGCAAACCGATTTATTGCATTGCTTGAATAACAAGAAGAGCCTCTCGGCGTCCAAGAGGCTCTTCTTATTATTGGCATGATAATGATCAGTATGCTCTTTCATATTGCTTTGCTGGCAATGCCTCACCTTTTATAGCCTGAATTGCATGTAATGACCAATAAGGATCACGAAGCATCCCGCGAGCAACAGCTACTAGATCTGCATCTTCACTCGCAATTGTCGCTTCAGCCAGCTGTGGATCCTCCAGCTTGCCTACGGCAATTACAGGTACCTGCAGCGCTTCTTTCAGAGCACGTGCCAAAGGCACCTGATAACCAGGATAGTTGCCCGGACGCCTTACTCCTACTGGTCCTTCCCCGCCGCTGGATACATGAAACACATCAACTCCAGCATCTCTGTAGCGTTTGCTGAACTCAATGCTATGGTTCAAATCATAACCACCATCCATATATTCAATGGCAGAGATTCGCATGATGAGCGGCATGTCTGCCGGCATTACGCTTTTCACCGCTTGTACGACCTCTACACCAAATTTAGCCAAATCCTGACCGTACTCATCCTCACGGGTATTAATGCCAGGAGACTGGAATTGATGCACCAAATAACCATGAGCACCATGTATTTCAATTGTGTCTACACCCGCTTCTACTGCTCTTCTAGCTGCCTCTTTAAATTGATTCACAATAACTTTTATTTCTTCGACAGAAAGTGGTTTAGGTGTTTTATAGTTAGGACCTGCTGGGATGGCAGATGGACCAACGGGCTGCTCAGCGTCCTCTGCTTTGCGCCCAGCATGCGCGATTTGAATGCCTATTTTGGATCCATGTTTGTGCACTTCTGAAATAATGCGTCTGAAAGCTGGAATATGCTCATCTGACCAAAGCCCTAAATCATGATCTGTAATGCGACCATCTGGATCAACATCGGTCATCTCCATGAGGATAAGACCCGTACCGCCTATCGCACGTGAAACATAATGAACATAATGCCACTCATTAGGTATCCCGTCCTTCGCGTCTACAGAGTATTGACACATAGGTGCCATTACAATTCTGTTCTTAAGCTTAAGACTTTTGAGTTCAAATGGTGTATCCAAATGTTTAAACGTCATGATCTATGCACCTCTTCGTTAATTAGTGTGGGTAGTTATTAATCTATTTTTACCACAGTAAGTATAAATGCGAAAGTAGTGAACTTTTTTTCATATAGTTTCCCTAAAGTTACTTTTGTACTATACTTGGAGAAATGGAGTTAAATTAATTGAGGTGATCTGATGGATGAACGTGAACTACTCGTTCTAGAGCGAGGTACTTATGGTATTCCTTGCGTTATAGGTAAAGTACTAGACATTATCGGTACGAAGTGGACCTTTCTCATTATTCGTGACCTGCTGGTCGAAGAAACGATGCGCTTTAGTGAATTGTTGAAATCACTCGAAGGCATCAGTCCGAAGACACTTTCCCTTCGCTTGAAGGAGCTTGAAGACCAAGGCATCGTTAGTCGAACCATTTATGCTGAGGTCCCCCCAAGAGTAGAATACACCATTACTGAAAAAGGTAAAACTTTGGAACCCATCTTTATTGAGCTCAAGCGATTTGGACTCACTTTATAATGATCATACAGCAAAAAGGATCGTCTCCAGCCGTCGCTTAAGAGACAATCCTTTTTGCATTTAGAAAAATTAAATCCATTCAGAACCATCCCTTAATTAACGGTGATGACAAATGGCACCGTCAGCACCTCGCCTTTAAATTGAAATTGCCCCCATAACTTGTAGATGCCTTTCTCAGGAAATACCGTGTGAAACATGACGTTTGCACCACCACTCATCGCTTCCATTGCATGTGCATGTACGAATTGGTCAACTGTGCTGTTCAAAATAACACAATGGCCGGAAGTGCCGAGAAATGGCTCTATCTGCTTTATCGGCTTTCCCGTCTCTTTATCAATGAATCGAAATAATAACATAACCATCTGTCCCGCTTCTATTTCACCAATCCCGGGACTTGCCGATAATGAAACTTCTAAGCCGCTTACACTTTTTATCCATGTGGTGTCAGGAACTATTGTTTCGTTAGATAATGGCTCGCCAGCAACCTGTATCCACTGCTTATTAATGACAACATTTTGTTTATGAGGCTTGAATTCAGTCGTTACATAAAACGAGCCTGCAAATGGTAAATTAAGCTTTGTCCGAAAAACATTGTCTTTCACATAATCGGGATGCACATGCTGAAACGATGATAAATCTTTACTAACGACGATCAGATGCATGAGCTTGGTCATATCTTCTGTAAATTTCGTTACAGGCTGCCCCTCCGCGGTGGTGACTTCCAATTGTAATTCCATTTCTCCTACTTCTACTGGATTGCCATTTATTTCGCTTACTTTAACGTGATAACCTGAAGCTTCTGGTGATGGCATTTGTTCATTCTGAAGAGCAGCCAGCAATCCGCGCTTAGGCGGTTCTATATCGACGTTCGTGAGTTTCGTAAAGGTATCCGAAGCACAGCCAGTTGCAGCTAACAGGATAATGAACAAAGTTATAAGTAACAAACTAATGGACCTTAATCGTACGCTCATAGACTTACACGCTCAGGCGATTGGGCTAAAAGGCTAAGGCCCAGCGACAGCAGCGAAGCTTGTACTATTGAGCCTATCCACAGCTCGGGCTCCCAGCCAATACCGCTCGTCGCAGCCATCCAGCCGAAGTAACTGCCCCAAAGCACAATAGGCATAATGATGGCAATCAGCCTACTGCTTCGCCTGCGATTCAGATCAGAGCGTCTAAAATGCAGCAATATGTCACCGCTGAGTCCTGCCACAAACGATACGATCAAACTATGTATTTGGGTAAAACCATCGATTACACCCATTAGTGCGCTAATGAGTAAGAATACAAAAGTAATCGCACCAAAAGGAGGCTGCCAGCGCTTTAGCATCAATAAAATGGGAAACATAAATACGATCGTATTTAGTAGGATAAACGTTAATCCTCTTACCTCGGCATCATCTGCCATTCGGTGCGCAAATAAAGTGCTGGAATTGTTCATATACCAAGCAACTACTTTTGGCGCAGGCAAATTATACCGAAACATCCACACATACATGAGAAAGAAACAGACAGTACCTGCTGACAATGCTAAGGATAATAAGTATGGGAAAAAGCTTCTCCAACCTATCTGGTCGCCACTCAGCTCCCTCCAGCCTGCTCGAAGTGGACTTGATAAGATGAGAATGGCACCAAGCATTAAAGCTAAATGAGAAGGACTAAGCAGCGCTTCAAGATTCACTTCAATTCCAAAAATAATATGCCAAGCCATATCAGCTAAGCCGCCTGCAAGAAAGATGATGACGCCAAGCAAGCCAAGCTCATATCCACTAGGAATGGCTTGCTTCCACGAGCAGCCCATTCTTTTTTTCACATATACAATCATTCCAAGTATCCATGCTGCGCATGCAAGAAACCCACTATACAAAATCGCATGCCAAGGGGTGAAAAACGTTTCGACAACATCATGGTTATGGGCATAACCGTCTATGAATATACCGAGCACCAGCCATGTGCCAAGCAGCATCGTTACGAAGTGGCTTTTCGTAGAAATAGCATATGTTTGCATTGAACACTCTCCCCAGTTATCAATGAATAAACTGCTCGGCTATGCTGGTTAATTCTGATTTGGTCATGTCTAGATCAGGACTGCCTATCGTGTATAGTATCGTTTCATCCGCTAGTGAATCCATCCAAAAGACGGATTGATACTGATCCGAATCACTGTACAGAAACGGCTGGGCAAGAGCATACGTAGCAGATTGTTGACCAATAACGATTTGCTCTTGCGCCTTTAGATTTGAACGTAATTGCACATTGCTTTTATCCGTGAATACCTCCATCGTGATATGAATAATGTCAGCGGATTCGTTCTCATAAGTCGTCGTATAGACAGGATGATCCACGCTCTCTACTACAGGTCTGGGCAGAGGCAGCCAGGTCTCCTTCGGTTTCTCTTTCTTCACACGTTTCTCAAGCTCATGAAGCGGCTCCATGTCGGCAGCGGATAATGAACCGCCAAACGGCTGCTCCTTCTGACCTCCAATAAACGTCAATGTTTCAGTTAAGGAATCAGGTAATTGAAGATCTGGATTTGCTTCCGTCAATTGCATCTCCCAATCTTTTTCTTCCTTCCACACGAATGGATTGCTGACGATTACAATAGGTATAGAACCTGTTTTCGGCAGAAGGCTTTTTAATTTTTGCGAATAAAATATCGCCTTCCCCTCGGTAGGAAGTGTTTGTTTAACCTCTTCGAGCGACTTTCGCATTTGCTGAGCCAACATCGTATCATACGTTCCTAATTGACCATTGTGCAGCATGTAATCAATAATCTCGTCTTTAAAATGAAAAATATAGGGTGTAGAGAAACCCATGGAAGTAAGGAGCAATCCCGCTACGATGATTCTGAGCGTCCATGATTTTTTTACCGCGTGCAGCTTGGTCTGCTTTTGGAAGCTCTGCGTACGGTACAGCTGTTCGATTCGAGCATCAAGCTCCTCAGGGCGTTTGATTCTCGTTGCGGATTGTTTGTAGGCTTGTGTTAGCTCTTGTT from Paenibacillus sp. FSL K6-3182 carries:
- a CDS encoding D-glycerate dehydrogenase, translating into MKPTVFIDRQIPAEVEAFIAEHCIIDKWDEKTPMTRQQLLLKMASANGLLTAGAKIDAELIEHAPHLKVVSSISVGYNHFDLEAMRTRGIIGTNTPHVLNDTVADLALALILGTARRVAELDRYVKDGKWKTGDGVKLFGKDVHHAKLGIIGMGRIGEAVARRARFGFDMDVVYYNRSRKPEAEEQLGVRYFELNDLLAYSDFVLLLAPLTPETVKLIGATEFKLMKPSAIFINISRGQTVDEQALIEALEQGTISAAGLDVFEKEPIEADHPFLTMANVLTLPHIGSATSDTRFDMAMLAAQNLVNALTGQVPPNVVDELL
- the aroC gene encoding chorismate synthase produces the protein MAGSTYGESFKITTFGESHGEAVGVIVDGVTPGVELDEKYIQTQMDRRKPGQSSVTTPRKEYDVIRIMSGMFEGKTTGTPLFIMLHNTDMKPEAYNDIQNSFRPGHADYTYLKKYGLRDHRGSGRASGRETAGRVAGGAVARKLLENRGISVVAYTKEIGGIKCETYVEDEIEKNAVRACDPEAAVRMIEKIEHLAAIGDSCGGIVECRVRGVLPGIGEPVFDKLDAELAKAMLSIGAVKGIEFGAGFAAAEMLGSEHNDAMSKNGFLSNNAGGIVGGISTGEEIVFRIAVKPTSSISLPQHTIDIHGQEKMIETIGRHDPCICPRIIPVVEAMACIVIEDLIKRQAAMNG
- a CDS encoding LysR family transcriptional regulator, whose product is MIMNMEWYRIFLHTAKLGNLTKAAQELHITQPSVSYAIKQLEAQLEVKLFDRLSKGVKLTPEGLEVLAYVEKSFTILQAGEIQLQALKNLTAGELRIGASGPVIKHLLLPLLDTFHAEHPDVRIRLSQGKTSDIRDRLLDGQIDIGLVHLPLSDHELVVSHLKEIQDCFVVGEAYRHLVDTSFSAQALAQLPLLLLSEASSTRLFIEQWFKSQGITPDADMELSSMDMLIEMAIRGYGAAFVTQSFIDQELENKKLFRLQTIEPIPLRSVGFATRRNSSLPIIANRFIALLE
- a CDS encoding NADH:flavin oxidoreductase/NADH oxidase; translation: MTFKHLDTPFELKSLKLKNRIVMAPMCQYSVDAKDGIPNEWHYVHYVSRAIGGTGLILMEMTDVDPDGRITDHDLGLWSDEHIPAFRRIISEVHKHGSKIGIQIAHAGRKAEDAEQPVGPSAIPAGPNYKTPKPLSVEEIKVIVNQFKEAARRAVEAGVDTIEIHGAHGYLVHQFQSPGINTREDEYGQDLAKFGVEVVQAVKSVMPADMPLIMRISAIEYMDGGYDLNHSIEFSKRYRDAGVDVFHVSSGGEGPVGVRRPGNYPGYQVPLARALKEALQVPVIAVGKLEDPQLAEATIASEDADLVAVARGMLRDPYWSLHAIQAIKGEALPAKQYERAY
- a CDS encoding helix-turn-helix domain-containing protein, whose product is MDERELLVLERGTYGIPCVIGKVLDIIGTKWTFLIIRDLLVEETMRFSELLKSLEGISPKTLSLRLKELEDQGIVSRTIYAEVPPRVEYTITEKGKTLEPIFIELKRFGLTL